DNA from Elaeis guineensis isolate ETL-2024a chromosome 2, EG11, whole genome shotgun sequence:
TTCAGTTGTTTTCGTGCAAGAGTAgcgtaaaaatttgatcttggtgtCTCAGCCTGGTTCTTAGGAAATGGATTTTGTATGGGAGAACTCGCTGAGAAAGGAGTGAGAGTAATGAGTTCCTTTATTATTTTGGAAGAGTGCTACTATCGATCCCTGGATAAATTTGCAATCTTGTCATGCATTGGTCTTGGCAGAGCAAGTACTCATTGTGAGGAAATAAATTGTTGAGAAAAAGTAGACTAGTTGATGAGGGACATGCTAATAGCTGTTGATTATGTGCTACAGAAACAAGGGAAATGGTTGTTGGATGTTTGGTTAAGTGGATTTATGAGAAAGAGGAGCAAAGCGCTCCCAGAACAAGTCAACTTTCAAACATCTAGAAGAGTAACAGCAGCCTTGCAGCTCGCCTGCCAAGTTTCTAGCCTCGCAGCTCGCCTGCCCTCTTGGTTGATTATAATTGCAGAAGTCCTTCCAATCAGTCACTGAAAAAGGAGAAGGAAAAATTTAAACTGGAGGCATGCTTTCTGACATCAATTTGAAAATCACCATATATTATTATgtaaagataaataaattttattgatcttTTGTGTTGGTTAGAAATTACCTCAATCAACATTTTTTGATGTTGTGCTGTTGTACCATATAGCTTGAGGTCGCTTCCTGAGCTCTAGCTTCAAATAGTCAGGTTCCCTGAACATGATCCTATGTTGGCACTTTTTTGCTGAAGAAACAAGTTTGCATATAGAAACTGACAGCAGGCATAAACTCAATGGTTTGAACGATCCTATCACTGCTATGCATTACAAAGATGTTGACTTTGATGACATTGGCATTCATTTGAATATATGAAAGGTAAAAAATGAACACTTCTTGAGGGGGGAGATACTGTTCTATGATTTGCAGAATTGCAACTGGTCAAGAAACAcaaattcttctttatcaataTGTTTTGTCAAGTCCTACACTTGATGCTCTGTCCAAACTTTACCTAGCATCTTCTATCATGCCCTCAAGCACAGACTTGATGCCTTCATAATCAGGAGTGATGATTAATGTATCTATTGATGGTTAGGTGAAGCTTCTGGCATTTAGATATGATTTGCTGAGAAgatccatatttttttctttaaacttttctATTTGAGCTGCAGTATAAATCTTGTCTTGTTGCTGACAAGATCCATAGATTCCACACTGTGCTTGTATATAGGATATTTTCATGTGCAAAGTCTTGTCAATCTCTATGGATTCATGGGAGACCTAGAAAGGAGGAATTTTTCACTTTTAATGGTTGTGCAGAGAGGATCTAAATTCTGATGAACCAGTGACATTTTAGATATTGGGTTTTCTCCAGTTGCTGCGGTATTATAAGCCTGCAAAAGGTTACTGCCATGCTATTCACATTTTTTGATGAACTGGATAAAGTTAGGGTTGGTTTTGGTGAGAGGTGCTGAACATGATTCTATATTGCATGTTTAAACATGTGGTTACCAGCTTGTTATCTTATGATTGACTGCATGCAAATGAATATTTCTGAGGTTTTGCCACAACAAGTAGACATATTCATGCGGAACTTGCTTTGCACATTGGAGAAGTAAGCATGGTTGGTCAAATTCTAAGAAAGTTGTCAGTGCTGTGGGTCACGTGTTGACAATTCCTATAATTTTTGCCATTAAGGAACATATTCATATGCAATGTTATTTATCATTTTCATATTGTTCTACAGCATGACCACTCATATGCTTACAAATTGGTTGCAACGAAACCAGTTATGGGATATAAAATGACTTGATATGAGGTTTTCAATACTAGTAAATGGCCATGTGAGAAGCATATCAAAAAATACTTCTACAAAATATTCACTAATGCTTTTCTTTAATTTCAATGAATAGATAAAAACCATGCTAAAATTATATGTCTAAccctcacccccccccccccccccaaccaccccaagaaaaaagacaaaaaaaaggaaaacaagaATCAGCTTCAGTTTGCTTTTGTTATTACAcaaatcatataaatattaagaagACACGGAAAAGAGAAAAATGAGGAAGTAAAGGCAAAAGATATTGTTATGTGACTTATTTTACAGTGAGTAATTACAAAATGTAGAGATCCACTTTAAGTCTGAGTCTAAACTGTAAACAAATCCTGAAGaatgaaaaagaagaatttttagTGTTACActtaaagaaagaagaaacagtaAACAGAAGAATAAAATGCAGTGAAATTTACAGATTAGATAAATGGAAAAGAGAGAATTAATCGCTCTAAATGGTAGCAGAGCCAGAAAAAATGTTATTGGATGGAAACATTTTAAAGGACCAAACATGGAATTGAAAAGATTagtttatggattaaaataataaaatagagaaaCTTGAATAAAATTAACCTCAGCATCTTCATATATGATTCTGATCAGTAGCTTCTTCTGTCTTCCTTCTTACCATCTTGAATTAAAGTACATgcaaaacaaaattaaaaaagaaaaaacgaagaaaaggaaaaagaaaaacaatagaGGGAATGGTGGGATGACATATGGAATTTGGATTACGTAACTTTTTGAGGCCAATTTACAAACAAATAACAAGCTGGGTTGGAAATAAGGTGAAGAGGAGCCAGATGTGTGATTCTGGATTATGGAAAACTGATTGAAATGGAACAAAATGATAAGTCAAGTCAAATAGGAGGCTTTGTTCTGGAAAGATAGTTAAATGATGTAGAAAAATCAAGAGAATGTTTAGGACAAGGTTCTCAGGGAGAAAATGAAAGACTGAGGGGGATATCAAACAACGAATGCTTCCTTTTACTTAATTATGCCATTCTAATATTTAAAACTTAATGGGATTAACTGAAAAGAATTTAATGGCTGTTTGAAAACACTTTTGACTGACAGAATATTCATAAATTTGAAACCATCTCTTTTTAATATACTATATATAATGTGTTAGAATAGGTAATCAAAACATATAGATGAGCTTGTATGGTGTATCATTCGCTCTCAAAACCTTGTCTTTCTAAAGTCATGAAATCATTCTTATCTGCCATCCTGTTGTTTGGGAATCATCATTTTCAGTCAATTTTAGATCCATTAGGGGACCATCTTTGTATAAATCAAGTTGCTAGATAACTTGGCTAtttgggggaaaaaaaaagagcCTTAGCTAGGTTCCTAGGGTTTATGATTAATTGTGGCACAGCTTTTTGAGAGTCCATGTTATTTCCTGTTCTATGGTGGATGATGTTGGTAGGATCAGATTCTAATATGCAAATATCCCCTAAAAATCAGCCACATATGACAAGATCAGATGATTGTACATGCCTGTGTTTGGGAGTTTGGGAATCATCATTTTTTCAGTCAATTTTAGATCCATTAGGGGACCATCTTTAtataaatcaattttagatccATTAGGGGACCATCTTTGTATAAATCAAGTTGCTAGGTAACTTGGctatttgaaggaaaaaaaaaagccttATCTAGGTTCCCAGGGTTTGTGATTAATTATGGCCCAGCTTTTTGCAAGTCCATGTTATTTCCTGTTCTATTGTGGATGATATTGTCAGGATCAGATTCTAATATGCCAATATCCTCTTAAAATCAACCACATTCTGCATCGCTTTTATAGCATGTGTGCTTGGATGATTGTTGGGGCTGGAACTATTATTCTCTTCAAGCAAGCATGACATGTGCTACTGTAAAAGACAAACATTTTATTGAGGTTTAGTGCCTCTATGATGGTGCTACGACGTATATACTGTGATTAGAATATACAAAAAACTAACAAGTCATGCACATGTACCCCAGGATAATGCAGTTCCATCACCTGTATATATAGAATTTGTTTGGTGGCACTAAAccatcaaaggcttcaaactatATTCTTTTAAGTTAAATGACAGAAATACCAAATGCTTAATTTATCTAGTGGATTTGTTTCCTTCTGATTGATGGTTGACTTGAAGAGCGTATTTAATTGACATTCACCAGAAATTCATAACATGGTTGTAACCATTAAAATTGTCTTCAGTTACAAAATTAAGATCATCTCAGTTTCAAGTGAATGAAAAGTCTCAAAAATTCTTGTGTTGTCTCACACTTAAGATTGGAAGTTTCCAAAAAGAAGAATCCTGTTTGGTTTGTCTTATAGTTCAGTCACTTTGCTGAACCTGAATTATACTGATAGTGCACAGAGctgcacttgaattacttatgTTGGAACAAGGCTTGTCATTTATTCTTAGCAAGATGATCTGAAATAAGCATTATCATGTACACGCAATACTGGAAAGCATATTGAAAATGTTACACCAAAATGTGAATGCCCTTTCATGGGCACCCTATCTTACATGGAACTTGGGTCCTGCTTTATTTTTCTCACTCTGTGCTCTCCAAATATCTGTATCATCATCATGACCTAGATTACTACAGAAAATATTCTTGATTTTGTGTGGCATTCAATTAGCTTGTACGGTGAGAAAAACCTTGTTGCCTTGTCGGGCACTATGGTGATTCTTCTTACTAAATCTTCCAATGAAAATTGTTGTGAACAGGAGGAGTTAGAAGAGCTTGAGAAAACAGAAAGAGTATCAGCTACATTGCAAGAGTATGTAAAATAGCAGAGTTTCAGGTGACATTAATGCTTCTAGAAATGAAAATACTGTTGCAGGGAACTGATTTTAAAGTTTGGTATCTAACCAGATTGCTGCTTGAAGTGGAAAGCAGGCCAGATCCTCTGCTCCCAGAGTAATTATCAAAGCCTCACCCTTACTAATGCCCATATTGAACCAGATATAATGCATATTTCCCCATTCCTGCTCTGATAATATTGCTCTTTTTCTGGTCTTGCAGAACAAATGGACCTGCAAACTCATCTTGGGACCGGTGGTTTGAAGGACCTCAAGATCTCCATGGCTGCAAATGCTTGATACTGTGATTCTAATTGAAGGAGAGATGCAATGATacttatttttgactttttgttTAGTAGATATTGTTTCAGACTATTTGTCAGGATGGTTTTGAACAGAAGATGTGTTGGAAGAGaatttgtttttgatgaaacactGCAAATTCTTTTGAAGCTAACCAGGTACATATTTTATACATCATAATTTGATTTGCAGAATTGGAATGGAAAAAAGGTGAAAAAACACTAACTTAATACATAAAGAACACTCTCCTCTTAAACTTTCAACTTTGTCTCCTGTGACACTTCAAAAATCCCTGTGGAATGGTACATTAGAAGAACCTCTCCAACTTTTAATCTAAGTTGTTGCAGGACTGTCACTGACTTGCCGAGCTAACCATCCCAGCCATCATATAGCCCTTCACCTGTAAGAGCACAGCACGCCTGGTGTGCCAATCATGGTTCTGGATGCTATGGAGGGAGAGTGCATCAGTCATCTTGGCTGGGGACATGGCATCCTTAAGGTCCTGCTTGTTTTGTACTACAGAATGCTCAAGGTCTGCTGAAGTAACCTGAAAAGCTCATCTTTCATATTGGAGATCCAGGCTCAATCAGTGCTGTTTATTACAACAACAGGATGAGTACCTCAATAGTATGTTGCCCATGAGGCTCTCAATCTTTGTTGTCCACCCAGATCCTAAACCTGGATAGACCAATAAATCAAAGATAGTTAAGAGTAGTGGATTATACTGACATGGATGGTATGATGCTGTTAAAGTACATGCTTTATGCCCCCTCTATCTGCATCAAAAACATTGTTTAAATGTCTGCATGAACATAGACCATAATCTTGTGACAACTACATCCAAATCATGGCTTCTTTTTTCGGTGAAAATCACGGTTTTTGTGGCAACCGTTATAATATTATAGCTAACCGCTACTAACGGTTTTGGTGCTCTACAGTTACATCACAGACGTGAAAAACTAAAGCAAAAGTGGCTGTGGTGTATAGAATCACGTTATAACAACATAACGTAACAGTCATATTAAACTCATCCTTTACGTAAATAAATATACTTATATTCATAATTTAGGTATGTATGTTAATATTTAAatagtgatatcattttgaatgataataATCTTCAATCCCTGTCTTGCTATGGATCCATTACATGTTATCACAATGCTttacatcaaaataataaaaaaaaataaacattcaATTTTGTTAGCAAATAGTAGCTCCTTATAACATTGCAGCAGCAGATTACATACGTAAGCCAGGCTATTACAGCCCCACAAAACCAACAATCATACCTTTTATCAAGGTATGATCAATCGAAGTTTAGAGCAATGCCATTAGTTGGTTCAGGAGTCAACAGTTTTAGATGTTCAGCTACCAGCCAACAGTAGTTGTTTTGTATATAGGTCGCGTGATCCTGTAGAAGGTATTTGATATGAGATGATCCATCCAACATCAAGGACGATGTGGGTGGAGGCGATGAGATCATCATATTTGATTACACCATAGTGATCCTAAATAGCAGTGATTTCAAATCATCTCGACTCCTCAAATCATCCCCCAATCTTGTGATGGGATACTCAAACAGTGATCTTATGCTGAAATATAAGGACATTAATATCCCTCAATCaagtaaaaaaaagatatattaatatatcattaatatattatatcaatagtatatatataatattatattatattttatattatatattatatttataatatatattacattataatatatttttaattatattattgtcatattctaattcaataataaatgtaaaattagaataaaaatatcttattatattttatatttacataataaaaatatctaatataatacTTCTATTTggcttatttttctaatcaaagtaaatattcatattaataaataatatattataagtataaataaaatattaatcctaTAATAAcagttaatatattttataagattaataatatattttatagagtctattaattattaatatatcagTAAATATagtcatattttatttataatatattatatatgattaataaatatatttttatggacTAATATTATGGATAGTTTTGATAATTATATAATCAGCAATCTTGAATTCCCATAGAATATCAAATAAGTTATCTTTGGATATCCTAGGATCTTTAATTATCGGACCATTGCTATCAAATAcaatgatctaagatcactaatGATCAGATCACCACAAGATTCGCATCATCGGTGATCTTAGATCATCATAATAATCTCATCTACATCACCGAATGCTACCATAATGTAATATAATGGTTAGAATCTGATTGGATTACCCTCACCAGAGAAGGTaggataaaaaggaaaaaaatttgagagtaCCGAATCTGATGTCGACTATTGCTAAATGATGTGAGAAAGGACAGCACTAAATCGGAGAAAAGCCATCTAATGGGTAGGGATTCCTAGCTTATAGTTTGCACATTTTAAGCTTCTCCAACTGAGGAGCAATCCCCCAAGGCTCCCTGTACGTGGACGGAGTCTAGGCAAAATAGAAAATGGACAATTTGATATTTAATTTGCAATAACAATTAATGCACAAATTAGCAGCCAACAAGCCGCCAGAAACACAATCCCTAACCAAAGTGACTTTACCAAAATCAAATATGCTTACCATGTTGGATAAAATCTTGATAACCACAGTAACTACGGCTTAATAGACGAGCAGTGCTTCAGGACCCATGCTCGTTTCATGGCATCTAGCAAGGATACAAACATGACACTCAAAAGAAATGACCGAACCATCTTGAACcaaactttcttttcttttttgaaagaATCTTGAACAAAATAGTTTCTTGCGcgattcagagagagagagaggaggatttcaaaaaaaaaaaaaaaaatccaaatttaAAGCAGCAACAGAGCAAATACcattagaaagaaaataaaaatggcaATATCTCACCTCAAACCATGATGTCTTGTGAACCATCTCTTCGATGTCGCTTCCAACTGCAGCATCGGTGGTTACAACCTCTTCCAGGTGTAGCTTATACAATGCGGTGGTTTTTCCAGCATTATCGAAACCGACAACCACAATCTTGTACTCCTTCGCAGGGAACAACATGAACCAGAATCTCGATACAAGCGCCCCAATCTTTCTTCTACAGGATCCAGCAGACGGTCACACTTCAATCTCAGAGACAGCATAAGCAGTAGTACATTTTTCAGAGGGAAGAAAATCAATTTTATTGAAACaaaaaagggaggaaaaaaaaaaaaaagaaatgacagAGCTCAACCGATACAAATTTGAGCGCAGGATTTGACAAGATGAAACTTAAGGAATATGAAATGAACAAGGAAAACCAAACAAAGAGAAAGGGAAACCTGAAAAAAAAGGAAAGTTTGGGATCTCGTATTAGAAAGGTTGGGATCTTTGCATAGAAACTGGTTAAAAATAGAACAAAGATGGAAGCATAAAAAGAATAAATAAGGGAAAGGATCTCACCCGGAAGAGAGGCTAATACGCAGCGGAGACGAAGAAGAGGAGGGCGAAGGTCCTCTAATGGCGGAGATCGGAGGGTTTACATGGCAAAAGATTACAAGAGAAAACCCTAGTTCGAAATGACAGAGAGTTGGAGGGAGAGCAGGCGGATGAGAGAGTCGAAGAGCTTTGAAAGCTGTGCGGTGGGTGATCCAACGGTGAATTCG
Protein-coding regions in this window:
- the LOC105055661 gene encoding guanine nucleotide-binding protein subunit gamma 1, yielding MQANGVEASCIDHKPPPADTRGKHRILAELKRLDQEARFLEEELEELEKTERVSATLQELLLEVESRPDPLLPETNGPANSSWDRWFEGPQDLHGCKCLIL